In Gallus gallus isolate bGalGal1 chromosome Z, bGalGal1.mat.broiler.GRCg7b, whole genome shotgun sequence, one DNA window encodes the following:
- the ATP5I gene encoding ATP synthase subunit e, mitochondrial has product MIPPVQVSPLIKFTRYSALLVGMIYGKKRYDYLKPIAEEERRIEAEEKKKREELERIAKELAEASEDSILK; this is encoded by the exons ATGATCCCGCCGGTGCAGGTCTCGCCCCTCATCAAG TTCACCCGGTACTCGGCGCTGCTGGTGGGGATGATCTACGGCAAGAAGCGATACG ACTACCTAAAGCCTATTGctgaggaggagagaaggataGAGGCGGAGGAGAAGAAGAAGCGCGAGGAGCTCGAACGGATTGCAAAGGAACTGGCAGAAG CATCTGAAGACTCcattttgaaataa